A part of Halobaculum sp. MBLA0143 genomic DNA contains:
- the dapB gene encoding 4-hydroxy-tetrahydrodipicolinate reductase, producing the protein MTTLVVTGAGGRMGREVLSVAADRGLAVAGAVNRSAVDDPVAGVAVSEPETLPELLADVDGRPVVVDFTAPAATTTYAETAADHDAAFLTGTTGLSETDRETLTRAGDRVPVLWASNFSRGVAALRRAVAAAVRAVPGYDVEVTETHHNGKRDAPSGTAETLVSEVEAARPGLEERTHGREGVAPRSPTEVGVHARRAGDVSGEHEVLLAGDDNVLELTHRAGSRRVFAAGAVDAAVWLADRDPGVYAFDDVLDDRTESAEATTSDPVSDTQ; encoded by the coding sequence GTGACGACGCTCGTCGTCACCGGCGCCGGCGGCCGGATGGGCCGCGAGGTGCTGTCGGTCGCGGCCGACCGCGGGCTGGCCGTCGCGGGCGCCGTCAACCGCTCGGCCGTCGACGACCCCGTCGCCGGCGTCGCCGTCTCGGAGCCGGAGACGCTCCCGGAGTTGCTCGCGGACGTCGACGGTCGCCCCGTGGTCGTGGACTTCACCGCGCCCGCGGCGACGACGACGTACGCGGAGACCGCCGCCGACCACGACGCCGCCTTCCTCACCGGGACCACCGGACTGTCGGAGACGGACCGCGAGACGCTGACGCGGGCGGGCGACCGGGTGCCGGTGTTGTGGGCCAGCAACTTCTCGCGCGGCGTCGCGGCGCTGCGCCGGGCGGTCGCGGCCGCCGTCCGGGCGGTCCCGGGCTACGACGTGGAGGTGACGGAGACCCACCACAACGGCAAGCGCGACGCCCCCAGCGGGACCGCCGAGACGCTGGTGTCGGAGGTGGAGGCCGCCCGCCCCGGCCTGGAGGAACGAACCCACGGCCGCGAGGGGGTCGCTCCGCGGTCACCGACGGAGGTCGGCGTCCACGCCCGTCGGGCCGGCGACGTGAGCGGCGAACACGAGGTGTTGTTGGCCGGCGACGACAACGTCTTGGAGCTGACACACCGCGCCGGGAGTCGGCGTGTGTTCGCCGCCGGCGCCGTCGACGCTGCCGTCTGGCTGGCCGACCGCGACCCAGGGGTGTACGCGTTCGACGACGTGTTGGACGACCGAACGGAGTCGGCAGAGGCAACTACCTCCGACCCCGTGAGTGACACACAGTGA
- a CDS encoding 2,3,4,5-tetrahydropyridine-2,6-dicarboxylate N-succinyltransferase → MSLESEIGALWDRYQAGLDAGDATAEDVATVETFLDALEAGEVRAAEKTGADVTTWTANEWVKRGVLLAFGLNETRRREHGGVGYYDVLPLRETEDLGERGTRNTPDGTVIRRGAYLGADCIAMSPSFVNVGAYVDDGTLVDSCDTVGSCAQIGADVKLGANTLIGGVLEPVEEAPVVIEDGVALGAGCRVTSGFRVGENCVVGENTLLTPNVPVYDLVDEEVYYGHLPAERRAFARYVPSSLGEHDLFGDAGAFKPAVVATDLERETLDATQREEVLRE, encoded by the coding sequence GTGAGCTTAGAGTCAGAGATCGGGGCGCTGTGGGACCGCTACCAGGCGGGGTTAGACGCGGGCGACGCGACCGCGGAGGACGTGGCGACCGTCGAGACGTTCCTCGACGCGCTGGAGGCCGGCGAGGTACGGGCCGCCGAGAAGACCGGCGCGGACGTGACGACCTGGACGGCCAACGAGTGGGTCAAGCGCGGGGTCCTGTTGGCGTTCGGCCTCAACGAGACCCGGCGACGAGAACACGGCGGCGTGGGGTACTACGACGTGTTGCCGCTGCGGGAGACGGAGGACCTCGGCGAACGGGGCACCCGGAACACACCGGACGGCACCGTGATCCGTCGTGGGGCGTACCTGGGGGCAGACTGTATCGCCATGTCGCCGTCGTTCGTCAACGTCGGGGCGTACGTCGACGACGGTACGCTCGTCGACTCCTGTGACACGGTCGGCTCCTGTGCCCAGATCGGCGCGGACGTGAAGCTGGGCGCGAACACGCTGATCGGCGGCGTGTTGGAGCCGGTAGAGGAGGCGCCGGTCGTGATCGAGGACGGCGTCGCGCTGGGCGCCGGCTGTCGGGTCACCTCCGGGTTCCGGGTGGGCGAGAACTGTGTCGTCGGCGAGAACACGCTGCTCACGCCGAACGTGCCCGTCTACGACCTGGTCGACGAGGAGGTGTACTACGGCCACCTCCCGGCCGAGCGCCGGGCGTTCGCCCGCTACGTCCCGTCGTCGTTGGGCGAACACGACCTGTTCGGCGACGCCGGCGCGTTCAAGCCGGCCGTCGTCGCCACGGACTTGGAGCGTGAGACGCTGGACGCCACCCAACGGGAGGAGGTGCTACGAGAGTGA
- the lysA gene encoding diaminopimelate decarboxylase produces the protein MSADDDYGRIHGPLVRRLSDWDEELLERTAEEHGTPLYVVDLDRVRENYRRFDDAFPEARVMYAAKANTGRAVLSAVMDAGAEIECAARGELQRAIDAGADPNSLRYTAVNPPAVDLEYAAGLAAEHPGLTVTAGARDTFDRLAELGFDGRVSIRVNPGIGTGHHEKVATGKDAKFGVPAAEVPAVAREVAAEFDLVGLHAHVGSGVLRDDLDDHCRALSTVADVAREVGDAVGGLEFVDFGGGFGVPYRPETEPLDLSVVADRVRAAVGELDARVELEPGRYVAADAATILTRVNTVKRTPEATVVGVDASLATLVRPAMFDAYHAIRNLSGSDREAEPVSVGGPCCTSADVFCTDRPLAQPERGDLLAVGNAGAYGYELASRFHSQPLPGEVAVEDGDTRVTREAETLGDVTRLEKT, from the coding sequence GTGAGCGCCGACGACGACTACGGCCGGATCCACGGCCCGTTGGTCCGCCGACTGTCCGACTGGGACGAGGAGCTGTTGGAACGAACCGCCGAGGAACACGGGACGCCGTTGTACGTCGTGGACTTGGACCGAGTTCGGGAGAACTACCGCCGGTTCGACGACGCGTTCCCGGAGGCGCGAGTGATGTACGCCGCCAAGGCCAACACCGGCCGGGCGGTGCTCTCGGCCGTGATGGACGCCGGCGCCGAGATCGAGTGTGCCGCTCGAGGGGAGCTCCAACGCGCGATCGACGCCGGCGCCGACCCGAACAGCCTGCGGTACACCGCGGTCAACCCTCCGGCGGTCGACCTGGAGTACGCGGCCGGGCTGGCGGCCGAACACCCCGGGCTCACCGTCACCGCCGGCGCGCGCGACACGTTCGACCGGTTGGCCGAGCTCGGGTTCGACGGCCGGGTGTCGATCCGTGTCAACCCCGGGATCGGCACCGGCCACCACGAGAAGGTCGCCACCGGGAAGGACGCCAAGTTCGGTGTGCCCGCGGCGGAGGTGCCGGCGGTCGCCCGCGAGGTGGCCGCGGAGTTCGACCTCGTCGGACTCCACGCCCACGTCGGCAGCGGGGTCCTCCGGGACGACTTAGACGACCACTGCCGGGCGCTGTCGACGGTGGCGGACGTCGCCCGCGAGGTCGGCGACGCGGTGGGCGGGCTGGAGTTCGTCGACTTCGGCGGCGGCTTCGGCGTCCCCTACCGCCCGGAGACGGAGCCGTTGGACCTGTCCGTCGTCGCCGACCGCGTGCGGGCGGCCGTCGGCGAGCTGGACGCTCGGGTGGAGTTGGAGCCCGGGCGGTACGTCGCCGCCGACGCCGCGACCATCCTCACCCGGGTGAACACGGTCAAGCGGACCCCAGAGGCGACCGTCGTCGGCGTGGACGCCTCGCTGGCGACGCTCGTCCGGCCGGCGATGTTCGACGCCTACCACGCGATCCGGAACCTCTCGGGGTCCGACCGCGAAGCGGAGCCGGTGTCCGTCGGTGGCCCCTGCTGTACCTCCGCGGACGTGTTCTGTACCGACCGTCCGCTCGCACAGCCGGAGCGGGGGGACCTGTTGGCGGTCGGCAACGCCGGCGCGTACGGCTACGAGCTGGCGAGCCGATTCCACTCACAGCCGTTGCCGGGTGAGGTGGCGGTCGAAGACGGTGACACCCGCGTCACTCGAGAGGCGGAGACGCTCGGAGACGTGACGCGGCTGGAGAAGACGTAG
- a CDS encoding MFS transporter yields MADGTPAESEPLDPLAPFRQVFALPTDLFVLSAAMFAFSLGFQMTGRYVPQYLAVLGAGSVTIGLFGSLGNLISAVFPYPGGALSDRIGSRLALTLFGVASTAGFLVWWAAGAFADVSVVAEVAGVTLSTNAAIVSLFLGLLLSQGWKSFGLGATFAVVKQSVEPDRLAAGFAATETFRRTAFLLGPLLAAAILTVFAFREGFRVILLVAAGVGLLATVAQHLLYDASNDSLGDTFDGLATIRADLASLPAPLRPLLVGDTLVRFANGMVYVFFVRVVVDLRAVGATLPVVGRLSPEAFFGVLLAIEMAVALVTMAPVARLAESVGLVPVVAGGFAVYAVFPALIVAAPATPLVYAVLFAVSGLRFAGLPAHKALIVGPAEREAGGRVTGSYYLVRNAVTIPSAVVGGWLYGADPRAAFGLATVVGLVGTGYFLVRGEEFAAYA; encoded by the coding sequence ATGGCAGACGGCACGCCGGCGGAGTCGGAGCCGTTGGACCCGCTGGCCCCGTTCAGACAGGTGTTCGCGCTGCCGACGGACCTGTTCGTCCTCTCGGCGGCGATGTTCGCGTTCAGCCTGGGGTTCCAGATGACGGGACGGTACGTTCCACAGTATCTCGCGGTGTTGGGGGCCGGCAGCGTCACCATCGGGCTGTTCGGCAGCCTGGGGAACCTGATCTCGGCGGTGTTCCCGTACCCAGGCGGCGCACTCTCCGACCGGATCGGCTCGCGGCTGGCGCTGACGCTGTTCGGGGTGGCGTCCACGGCGGGGTTCCTGGTGTGGTGGGCGGCCGGGGCGTTCGCGGACGTGTCGGTCGTTGCGGAGGTCGCGGGCGTGACACTGTCGACGAACGCCGCGATCGTGTCGTTGTTCCTCGGGCTGTTGCTCTCACAGGGGTGGAAGTCGTTCGGGCTGGGGGCGACGTTCGCGGTCGTGAAACAGTCCGTGGAGCCGGACCGGCTGGCAGCGGGGTTCGCGGCCACGGAGACGTTCCGCCGGACGGCGTTCCTACTGGGGCCGTTGCTGGCGGCCGCGATTCTCACCGTGTTCGCCTTCCGCGAGGGGTTCCGGGTGATCCTGTTGGTCGCCGCCGGCGTGGGGCTGCTCGCCACGGTCGCGCAACACCTGCTGTACGACGCCAGCAACGACTCGCTGGGGGACACGTTCGACGGACTGGCGACGATCCGAGCGGATCTCGCGTCGCTGCCGGCGCCGCTGCGGCCGTTGCTCGTCGGTGACACGCTCGTCCGGTTCGCAAACGGGATGGTGTACGTGTTCTTCGTCCGCGTGGTGGTGGATCTCCGGGCGGTCGGGGCGACGCTGCCCGTGGTCGGCCGACTGTCGCCGGAGGCGTTCTTCGGCGTGTTGCTGGCGATCGAGATGGCGGTGGCGCTCGTGACGATGGCGCCGGTGGCGCGGCTGGCGGAGTCGGTCGGACTCGTCCCGGTGGTCGCGGGCGGCTTCGCCGTCTACGCCGTGTTCCCGGCGCTGATCGTCGCGGCGCCGGCGACCCCGCTCGTGTACGCCGTCCTGTTCGCCGTCTCCGGGCTCCGGTTCGCCGGGCTGCCGGCACACAAGGCGTTGATCGTCGGCCCGGCAGAACGGGAGGCCGGCGGCCGGGTGACGGGGTCGTACTACCTCGTCCGGAACGCGGTGACGATCCCGAGCGCGGTCGTCGGCGGCTGGCTGTACGGCGCGGACCCGCGGGCCGCGTTCGGGCTGGCGACGGTCGTCGGGCTCGTCGGGACGGGTTACTTCCTCGTGCGCGGCGAGGAGTTCGCCGCGTACGCCTGA
- the dph5 gene encoding diphthine synthase: MLTFVGLGLYDDRSVTVAGRDALQAADRVFAETYTSRLVGAELDDVADALGVEIELRDRAGVERDPEPILDAAADGDVVFCTPGDPLIATTHTDLRLRAADRGVDTRVHHGVSAESAVASLTGLQNYRFGRAVTLPFPYAHGGDGVPESVREGIEANRERGLHTLVFLDVKAAGSSPVGPDGDQFMTADYAAELLADDWRPDALAVAVARAGGPDPTLAADRLAELADDDFGPPLHALVVPGELHEIEADALTTFADAPAAVVDDARR, from the coding sequence GTGCTCACTTTCGTCGGACTCGGACTGTACGACGACCGATCCGTCACCGTCGCCGGCCGCGACGCGCTCCAGGCCGCCGACCGGGTGTTCGCCGAGACGTACACGAGCCGCCTCGTCGGTGCCGAACTCGACGACGTCGCCGACGCGCTCGGCGTCGAGATCGAGCTCCGCGACCGCGCCGGCGTCGAACGCGACCCGGAACCCATCCTCGACGCCGCCGCCGACGGCGACGTCGTGTTCTGCACGCCGGGGGACCCGCTGATCGCTACCACGCACACTGATCTCCGGCTCCGGGCTGCCGACCGCGGTGTCGACACCCGCGTCCACCACGGCGTCAGCGCCGAGTCCGCCGTCGCGTCGCTCACCGGGCTCCAGAACTACCGTTTCGGCCGCGCCGTCACCCTCCCGTTCCCGTACGCCCACGGCGGCGACGGCGTCCCCGAGAGCGTCCGCGAGGGGATCGAGGCGAACCGCGAACGCGGGCTCCACACCCTCGTGTTCCTCGACGTGAAGGCCGCCGGCTCCTCCCCCGTCGGCCCGGACGGTGACCAGTTCATGACCGCCGACTACGCCGCCGAGCTGCTGGCCGACGACTGGCGTCCCGACGCGCTCGCCGTCGCCGTCGCTCGCGCCGGCGGGCCCGACCCGACACTCGCTGCCGACCGACTCGCCGAACTCGCCGACGACGACTTCGGTCCGCCGCTGCACGCGCTCGTCGTCCCGGGCGAGCTCCACGAGATCGAAGCCGACGCGCTCACGACGTTCGCCGACGCCCCCGCGGCCGTCGTCGACGACGCCCGACGGTAG
- the artA gene encoding archaeosortase A encodes MPSALTDLFAWAVVASFAVAAAAEWRARATGGSTRLARLLGAGAFLAFGGFWLVLFPHFAFTQKSYVEGVLSLAAVPASVYAAWLLYGGRDTLFVLGRAIAAMGFVYLPFETIPAISAFGLELPAPKRLLIETVAAQTGTAISLLGYTPELLRGPNGYWSTYLFVTPTGHRLTFTVLLACTGLGSMAIFVGLAAAVRAPLGRKLRAIAVAVPIIWALNIVRTTFIGIAFGKQYLQVFPEVVLTLFGASDPYKVSFFLSDRVISQVLAVVALIGVTYLVLRELPEVLTVIEDVLYMVTDEEYDLARELDLPREPASGSERGAD; translated from the coding sequence ATGCCGAGCGCCCTCACCGACCTGTTCGCGTGGGCCGTCGTCGCGTCGTTCGCCGTCGCGGCCGCCGCGGAGTGGCGAGCGAGAGCGACGGGAGGATCGACCCGTCTCGCCAGACTGCTCGGCGCGGGGGCGTTCCTCGCGTTCGGCGGCTTCTGGCTCGTCTTGTTCCCCCACTTCGCGTTCACCCAGAAGAGCTACGTCGAGGGAGTTCTGTCGCTGGCGGCCGTGCCGGCCAGCGTGTACGCGGCCTGGCTGTTGTACGGCGGTCGAGACACGTTGTTCGTTCTCGGGCGGGCGATCGCGGCGATGGGGTTCGTCTACCTCCCGTTCGAGACGATCCCGGCGATTTCGGCGTTCGGGCTGGAGCTGCCGGCGCCGAAGCGGCTCCTGATCGAGACGGTCGCGGCTCAGACCGGGACGGCGATATCGCTGCTGGGGTACACGCCGGAGCTGTTGCGCGGCCCGAACGGCTACTGGAGTACGTACCTGTTCGTGACGCCGACGGGCCACCGACTGACGTTCACTGTCCTCCTGGCGTGTACGGGGCTGGGGAGCATGGCGATCTTCGTCGGGCTGGCGGCGGCGGTGCGGGCGCCGTTGGGTCGGAAGCTGCGTGCCATCGCAGTCGCCGTGCCGATCATCTGGGCGCTCAACATCGTCCGGACGACGTTCATCGGGATCGCGTTCGGCAAGCAGTACCTCCAGGTGTTCCCGGAGGTGGTGTTGACGCTGTTCGGCGCCTCGGACCCGTACAAGGTGAGCTTCTTCCTGTCGGACCGGGTCATCAGCCAGGTGTTGGCGGTGGTGGCGCTGATCGGTGTCACCTACCTCGTGCTCCGGGAGCTGCCGGAGGTGCTGACGGTGATCGAGGACGTGTTGTACATGGTGACCGACGAGGAGTACGACCTCGCCCGGGAACTGGACCTCCCGCGGGAGCCGGCGAGTGGCTCCGAGCGCGGTGCCGACTGA
- a CDS encoding BGTF surface domain-containing protein, which produces MTGTQKKIRALFMTALMVFSVFAGTVAFSGAAAAAANAPVTIDKVTHYQDETGTPQLEVVVNNSDATFNSSSEIVVDFDDGSNVTFSGSEVANFSNSDGARFTVTDTSQTYTNISEVSVNNLTTGDSVARSDTTDSIQVAPVGINASEGADDSLEAFSGTNIAVLTSSGQTFDLTGPETSRTRGPSSPSQVFVLDTDDLSSGEYQFNDTSGTDDADGDAQLQLSDLGLELQDVTSTDIFQDEDVDIEVTTDTVDRPLTVEVLDSDDDVVGTYGAAAINNQGLANVDSVFDKAGLATPDTGNYTIRVTDVNSGVSIETDTVVVSQRPDADVGFTQSEFSDQRGDVIEFTVTLDQTDNADVQFGSDSDGYNVTFGVEDNDGDGEVTVAFNTYESTTGNAGDAFSIVTDGDDDDPDTFTSGETPNETNGVSDIVAATTYDIRVESAAAEDPALAAAVVEPRTQGTLNTWIAPAGGAPADLEAVNDAIGSSITEDGQVASGDLIVLQLADVEGIEGLLDAQAESGDTSAFTNATKGTSTGNISLTLTEQDVDPNDVASTFDITNNSNVTGVVSDSANDTYYVVLDSSKSEIADGESEVVFGIEAETNRGLVAGDEDEEINNTVDKVDPSLEITKSNVTASDEATVEGETNFAPGTEFRVRLQTTGNPSERFIESSIVTVQPDGTFTGTYELADAAPGDEYDITIGNTDANIGDLPATSFDGTVEAAQSTPTATATPTMGNMTTATPTMGNMTTATPTPTATPTPTPTATPTPTPTATPTPTPTATPTPTDSPTPTATATEEPTATPTETSASTPGFTAVLGVVALLGAALVALRRRN; this is translated from the coding sequence ATGACAGGTACACAGAAGAAGATCCGCGCGCTGTTCATGACAGCGCTGATGGTATTCAGCGTCTTCGCTGGTACCGTCGCGTTCTCTGGAGCAGCGGCTGCGGCGGCGAACGCGCCGGTCACCATCGACAAGGTGACACACTATCAAGACGAAACGGGAACCCCACAGCTCGAAGTGGTGGTAAACAACAGTGACGCAACGTTCAACTCCAGTTCGGAGATCGTCGTCGACTTCGACGACGGCAGCAATGTGACCTTCTCCGGCTCGGAGGTGGCGAACTTCTCCAACAGTGACGGTGCGCGGTTCACCGTCACTGACACTAGTCAGACGTACACCAACATCTCCGAGGTGTCGGTGAACAACCTGACGACCGGTGACAGTGTCGCACGCAGCGACACGACGGACTCCATCCAGGTGGCTCCGGTCGGAATCAACGCCAGTGAGGGTGCGGACGACTCTCTCGAAGCGTTCTCCGGGACGAACATCGCCGTCCTCACTAGTTCCGGTCAGACGTTCGACCTCACAGGCCCAGAAACCTCCCGGACGCGTGGTCCGTCCTCGCCTAGCCAGGTCTTCGTGCTCGACACGGACGACCTCTCGTCAGGCGAGTACCAATTCAACGACACCAGCGGCACGGACGACGCTGACGGCGACGCACAACTCCAGCTGAGTGACCTCGGTCTGGAGCTCCAGGACGTAACTTCGACGGACATCTTCCAGGACGAGGATGTCGACATCGAAGTTACGACCGACACCGTCGATCGTCCGCTGACGGTCGAGGTGCTGGACAGCGATGACGACGTCGTCGGAACGTACGGCGCCGCCGCCATCAACAACCAGGGTCTGGCCAACGTGGACAGCGTGTTCGATAAGGCTGGCCTCGCTACGCCGGACACAGGTAACTACACGATCCGCGTGACGGACGTCAACTCTGGCGTGTCCATCGAGACCGATACCGTCGTCGTGTCCCAGCGGCCGGACGCGGACGTCGGCTTCACGCAGAGCGAGTTCAGTGACCAGCGCGGTGACGTGATCGAGTTCACCGTCACGCTCGACCAGACCGACAACGCCGATGTCCAGTTCGGCTCCGACAGTGACGGTTACAACGTCACCTTCGGTGTCGAGGACAACGACGGCGACGGTGAGGTTACGGTCGCGTTCAACACGTACGAGTCTACGACCGGTAACGCTGGTGACGCGTTCAGCATCGTCACGGACGGTGACGACGACGATCCGGACACGTTCACCAGTGGTGAAACGCCGAACGAGACGAACGGCGTCTCGGACATCGTCGCGGCGACCACCTACGACATCCGTGTCGAGTCCGCAGCCGCAGAGGACCCGGCACTGGCAGCAGCAGTCGTCGAGCCGCGGACCCAGGGGACGCTGAACACCTGGATCGCGCCGGCCGGCGGTGCGCCTGCCGACCTCGAGGCTGTGAACGACGCCATCGGCAGTTCGATCACGGAAGACGGCCAGGTCGCGTCGGGTGACCTGATCGTCCTCCAGCTCGCGGACGTCGAGGGCATCGAGGGCCTGCTCGACGCCCAGGCTGAGAGCGGCGACACCTCTGCGTTCACGAACGCGACGAAGGGGACGAGCACGGGGAACATCTCCCTGACCCTGACGGAGCAGGACGTCGATCCGAACGACGTGGCCAGCACGTTCGACATCACGAACAACTCCAACGTGACCGGTGTCGTCTCGGACTCGGCCAACGACACCTACTACGTCGTGCTGGACTCCAGCAAGAGCGAGATCGCGGACGGTGAGTCCGAGGTCGTCTTCGGCATCGAGGCCGAGACCAACCGTGGTCTCGTCGCCGGTGACGAGGACGAGGAGATCAACAACACCGTCGACAAGGTCGACCCGTCGCTGGAGATCACGAAGTCGAACGTGACCGCCAGCGACGAGGCGACGGTCGAAGGTGAGACCAACTTCGCACCGGGCACGGAGTTCCGCGTGCGCCTCCAGACCACCGGGAACCCGAGCGAGCGCTTCATCGAGTCCTCGATCGTGACCGTCCAGCCGGACGGCACGTTCACGGGCACGTACGAGCTCGCCGATGCGGCCCCGGGTGACGAGTACGACATCACCATCGGCAACACGGACGCCAACATCGGCGACCTGCCGGCGACCTCGTTCGACGGCACCGTCGAGGCGGCACAGTCCACGCCGACCGCGACGGCGACGCCGACCATGGGCAACATGACCACGGCGACGCCGACCATGGGCAACATGACCACGGCAACGCCGACGCCGACCGCGACGCCGACGCCGACGCCGACCGCGACGCCGACGCCGACGCCGACCGCGACGCCGACGCCGACGCCGACCGCGACGCCGACGCCGACGGACTCGCCGACGCCGACCGCGACGGCGACGGAAGAGCCGACCGCGACGCCGACTGAGACCAGCGCCAGCACGCCCGGCTTCACGGCCGTGCTCGGTGTTGTCGCTCTGCTCGGTGCCGCACTCGTCGCGCTCCGCCGTCGGAACTGA
- a CDS encoding glycosyltransferase family 2 protein: MSDRTLEDVTVVVPTAREELTTPDTIPEEAELLVRRDDGLNVARNAGVAAAERDWIVIADDDIEFPTETVRRVVDEGDRSTLAGLADFEPLRWIIGRLMIFHRSLWERVGGFDEHRHHGGDTDFAIRVERAGGTVRQLDRDAVPHYDEDTGEGMTTTEHAEWLWYLTRRHPRQFGPVAVRLVARALRRVPGGA, from the coding sequence ATGTCCGACCGAACGCTCGAAGACGTGACCGTCGTCGTCCCGACGGCTCGGGAGGAGCTGACTACTCCCGACACAATCCCCGAGGAGGCGGAGTTGCTCGTCAGGCGCGACGACGGCCTCAACGTGGCACGCAACGCCGGAGTCGCGGCCGCCGAGCGCGACTGGATCGTGATCGCCGACGACGACATCGAGTTCCCCACCGAGACGGTCCGCCGTGTCGTCGACGAGGGAGACCGGTCGACGCTGGCTGGGCTGGCGGACTTCGAGCCGCTCAGATGGATCATCGGACGGCTCATGATCTTCCACCGGTCTCTCTGGGAGCGGGTCGGCGGGTTCGACGAGCACCGTCACCACGGGGGAGACACGGACTTCGCAATTCGTGTCGAACGGGCCGGCGGGACGGTACGACAGCTCGATCGAGATGCCGTTCCACACTACGACGAGGACACTGGAGAGGGGATGACGACGACAGAACACGCAGAGTGGCTGTGGTACCTCACGAGGAGACACCCACGACAGTTCGGTCCGGTGGCTGTGAGGCTCGTCGCCCGTGCACTCCGACGTGTCCCCGGCGGGGCATGA
- a CDS encoding glycosyltransferase family 4 protein: protein MRVCLVGTLPDAGREIHTGPERTTIGLAEALAVRGHDVEVLADEGTSQAVATSATVLPVTAPPGVTRLAQFGYQTHRVLTAHDYDIVHAWRPVPGLDVLSLHSVGMVAQVEGRLPGTFSWRFRQGARVERLAKRLASRRASQTITTAPSNAADARRFGFDTDGVIPVGVSEAFLTPDRCVDEQQVLCVGRIEPRKQQQFVAENTPDDYSLRLAGPSGDRAYTERVTDLTDGWEGALSPDALVDAYSEASVFVIPSVFEGFGLTAVEAMAAGTPVVAADTCGVADIVAEEDVGAVFEFGDADDYRRALEAVVRRRDELAERARRLVRRQLTWNEIAQSYERVYQSVSE from the coding sequence ATGAGGGTGTGTCTCGTCGGGACACTGCCGGACGCCGGCCGTGAGATCCACACTGGTCCCGAGCGAACCACTATCGGCCTGGCGGAGGCGCTCGCAGTCCGTGGACACGACGTCGAGGTGCTCGCCGACGAAGGGACATCACAGGCAGTCGCCACCAGTGCCACGGTACTCCCAGTCACTGCCCCGCCGGGCGTCACTCGGCTGGCTCAGTTCGGGTACCAGACACACCGGGTTCTCACGGCCCACGACTACGATATCGTCCACGCGTGGCGACCCGTTCCGGGGCTCGACGTCTTGAGTCTTCACAGCGTCGGGATGGTGGCACAAGTCGAGGGGAGGCTCCCGGGAACGTTCTCCTGGCGGTTCCGCCAGGGGGCACGCGTCGAACGTCTGGCGAAGCGGCTCGCGTCGCGGCGGGCGTCACAGACGATCACGACGGCGCCGTCAAACGCGGCGGACGCACGACGGTTCGGCTTCGACACTGACGGTGTGATCCCCGTCGGTGTCTCCGAAGCCTTCCTGACGCCGGACCGTTGCGTCGACGAGCAACAGGTGTTGTGTGTCGGTCGAATCGAACCGCGAAAACAACAGCAGTTCGTGGCCGAGAACACCCCTGACGACTACTCGCTTCGGCTCGCTGGACCGTCCGGTGACCGGGCGTACACGGAGCGTGTCACCGACCTCACGGACGGCTGGGAGGGGGCGCTCTCCCCAGACGCGCTGGTGGACGCGTACAGTGAGGCAAGTGTGTTCGTGATACCGTCCGTCTTCGAGGGGTTCGGCCTGACGGCTGTCGAGGCGATGGCGGCCGGGACCCCAGTCGTCGCCGCAGACACGTGTGGGGTTGCCGACATCGTCGCTGAAGAAGACGTCGGCGCGGTCTTCGAGTTCGGTGACGCCGACGACTACCGCCGCGCGCTCGAAGCGGTCGTCCGGCGACGAGACGAACTCGCCGAGCGTGCTCGGCGTCTCGTCCGTCGCCAACTCACCTGGAATGAGATTGCACAGTCCTACGAGCGGGTATACCAGTCCGTGTCGGAGTGA